From the genome of Thermococcus chitonophagus, one region includes:
- the csm5 gene encoding type III-A CRISPR-associated RAMP protein Csm5 — MNVLTPLHIGNGNELTPIDFYPRDNEILVLDVERLVHDLQRLGADIGEILDMIRNPTEDLYVWKKFFAEYRINPEQYAKYKLKVRGRIGKMSSRIREFIKENGKPYIPGSSIKGAIRTAVMYEIIKECGNTLTVIEALKEGAKVAGKDPIAVQGLIRGIGHPANSDILDYYIHYIDMEIKRASQRRKGVNLRTIDDLLEAIVFGFDIGRGGVRHEPKRDPLRALIVRDSSKVQLKNLAVYEVRIIGADVDIPVWVEALEPNTTFNVEVKFDKDLAERNSSYFNGLLWHCKGEELEDFIWKAVEDFYGELARIDGIRGSNLLRIGWGKGWVSNTIGLLLKRKGQKWERVRKKLGLGKKPKGKSISSVFPKTRRIADGMPMGWVEL; from the coding sequence ATGAACGTTCTAACTCCGCTCCACATAGGAAACGGGAACGAGCTAACGCCAATAGACTTCTATCCTAGGGACAATGAGATTCTAGTTCTGGACGTCGAAAGGCTAGTGCACGACCTGCAGAGGCTTGGAGCCGATATAGGAGAGATCCTCGATATGATAAGGAACCCAACTGAAGACCTCTACGTCTGGAAGAAGTTTTTCGCCGAGTACAGGATAAATCCGGAGCAGTACGCTAAGTACAAACTTAAGGTGAGGGGCAGGATAGGGAAAATGAGCTCGAGGATAAGGGAGTTCATAAAGGAAAATGGAAAGCCCTACATTCCCGGGAGTTCAATAAAGGGGGCAATAAGGACTGCAGTAATGTATGAGATCATCAAGGAGTGTGGAAACACGCTCACGGTTATAGAAGCCCTAAAAGAAGGGGCAAAAGTAGCAGGGAAAGATCCAATAGCGGTGCAGGGGCTTATAAGGGGCATAGGACATCCCGCGAATAGCGATATCCTCGATTACTACATCCACTACATCGATATGGAGATCAAGAGGGCCTCCCAAAGGAGGAAGGGGGTAAACTTAAGGACAATTGACGACCTCTTAGAGGCGATAGTCTTCGGGTTCGATATTGGAAGGGGTGGAGTAAGGCACGAACCCAAGAGGGATCCACTGAGAGCCCTCATCGTTAGGGATTCCTCAAAGGTACAGCTCAAGAATCTAGCAGTTTATGAAGTCAGGATTATTGGAGCAGACGTTGACATTCCAGTGTGGGTCGAAGCACTAGAGCCGAACACCACGTTCAACGTTGAGGTTAAGTTTGACAAGGACTTAGCAGAGAGGAACTCCAGCTACTTCAACGGCCTCCTCTGGCACTGTAAAGGTGAGGAATTGGAAGATTTCATCTGGAAGGCAGTTGAGGACTTCTATGGTGAATTGGCTAGGATTGACGGAATTAGGGGGTCAAACCTCCTGAGAATAGGTTGGGGCAAGGGCTGGGTGTCTAACACCATAGGCCTTCTCCTAAAGAGGAAAGGTCAGAAATGGGAGAGGGTTAGGAAAAAGCTGGGACTTGGTAAAAAACCCAAAGGAAAGAGCATTTCCTCAGTATTTCCCAAGACCAGGAGAATTGCAGACGGAATGCCAATGGGGTGGGTAGAGTTATGA
- a CDS encoding TM1812 family CRISPR-associated protein, with product MKVLISPWGNFRSWSEVEYHFEGKRMKSKSPLPLLHDAIEPDKTMVILPDTLASDLERAEREVEEGAREFLRELGVEAEVIVIRELGSSPTESSWGIQRTPITISPTGFPGRFQ from the coding sequence ATGAAGGTCTTGATTTCCCCCTGGGGGAACTTCAGGAGCTGGAGTGAAGTGGAGTACCACTTCGAAGGTAAACGCATGAAATCGAAATCCCCGCTCCCCCTCCTTCACGATGCGATTGAACCGGACAAAACCATGGTTATCCTGCCGGATACCCTCGCAAGTGATCTAGAAAGGGCGGAGAGAGAAGTCGAGGAAGGGGCCAGGGAATTCCTGAGGGAGCTTGGAGTTGAGGCAGAGGTAATAGTGATCCGGGAACTGGGAAGTTCCCCAACGGAGAGTTCCTGGGGCATCCAACGGACGCCTATTACTATCTCACCTACAGGCTTTCCCGGGAGATTCCAGTGA
- a CDS encoding TM1812 family CRISPR-associated protein has translation MIEERNIVERPVSEKVGKRVLKNYSLENAEFGRIMAKFRINSAKLNLWTSSILLGLPLLLATTHPNLTEILQILDEALCEFRENTEVQGKTLERRIGLGKDFATLSKLAFQVRVINCLLEDMNLPKEELSADELFEIADRVFKGRIGASTRKEIDRILTRVGDVKEWTRLREFFPNANPQVDPRNFLAHAGLEANLVEVKREKDVLFRYTKDRVLYGGKMEDPWRVISRILGG, from the coding sequence GTGATAGAGGAGAGGAATATTGTAGAGAGACCAGTAAGCGAGAAGGTAGGGAAACGGGTACTCAAAAATTACTCCCTCGAGAACGCTGAATTTGGCAGAATAATGGCAAAGTTCAGGATTAACTCGGCGAAGCTCAATCTCTGGACTTCTTCAATATTACTTGGACTACCCCTACTCCTAGCAACCACTCACCCAAATCTAACCGAAATACTTCAAATACTGGATGAGGCCCTCTGCGAGTTTAGGGAAAATACCGAAGTTCAAGGGAAGACCCTCGAGAGGAGGATTGGATTAGGAAAAGATTTCGCAACGCTATCAAAGCTCGCCTTTCAGGTTAGGGTTATCAACTGTCTCCTAGAGGATATGAACCTGCCCAAGGAAGAATTATCCGCCGACGAGCTTTTCGAAATAGCGGATAGGGTGTTCAAAGGCAGAATCGGGGCATCAACAAGAAAGGAAATAGACAGGATACTAACAAGGGTTGGAGACGTGAAGGAGTGGACTAGGCTAAGAGAGTTCTTCCCGAATGCAAACCCCCAGGTAGACCCCAGGAACTTCTTAGCCCATGCTGGCCTCGAAGCTAACCTAGTGGAGGTAAAGAGAGAGAAGGACGTGCTTTTTAGGTATACTAAGGATCGGGTTCTCTACGGAGGGAAGATGGAAGATCCATGGAGGGTTATATCGAGGATTTTGGGTGGTTAA
- the cas7i gene encoding type I-B CRISPR-associated protein Cas7/Cst2/DevR — protein MKAIEVVTLTKVEGANLNSNGTEGVISVLKKVRDPVDGREYVRISGQSVKYHLRQILKELGWELSQIVPRAEGGQKVIVSQGEPHRYIDDDLFGYMIAKKVEGKNATLRRTAVVRTNGMMSIFPYQEDRDFGVRYDPTGDQHNIYETEITTNVMRGNFFIEVDRLGVFKEGLEVPRLEGLEVRRERDPTGNEVTLYVLPKEEREKRLRAIIKAILEYHGGAKLSNFFTKVYPEIAVVVLLRRKIPVVGDALRVKEGYVDGKFVLDVERLKETLEAFRDNIEKIYIGLFESRFANVEELKEAFKDWDNVKIMSMKDLKEEMEKIGLGE, from the coding sequence ATGAAGGCAATTGAAGTTGTTACCCTAACAAAGGTTGAGGGGGCAAATCTAAACTCGAACGGAACCGAGGGGGTAATCTCGGTCTTAAAGAAGGTAAGGGATCCAGTGGACGGGAGGGAGTACGTTAGGATCTCGGGGCAGAGCGTGAAGTACCACCTAAGGCAGATCCTCAAAGAATTAGGCTGGGAGCTCAGCCAGATAGTCCCCAGGGCTGAAGGTGGGCAGAAAGTCATAGTTTCCCAGGGAGAGCCACACAGGTACATAGACGATGACCTCTTCGGCTACATGATTGCCAAGAAAGTCGAGGGCAAGAACGCCACCCTAAGGAGAACCGCGGTCGTGAGAACTAACGGAATGATGTCGATATTCCCCTACCAGGAGGACAGGGACTTTGGAGTTCGCTACGATCCGACGGGGGATCAGCACAACATATACGAGACCGAGATAACTACAAACGTCATGAGGGGGAACTTCTTCATAGAGGTTGACAGGCTTGGGGTTTTCAAGGAGGGCCTAGAGGTTCCAAGGCTTGAGGGCCTTGAAGTCAGGAGGGAGAGGGATCCGACGGGCAATGAGGTAACGCTCTACGTCCTACCAAAGGAGGAGAGGGAGAAGAGGCTTAGGGCGATAATAAAGGCCATCCTAGAGTACCACGGTGGGGCTAAGCTAAGCAACTTCTTCACCAAGGTGTACCCTGAGATTGCAGTTGTGGTATTACTGAGGAGGAAGATACCAGTGGTTGGAGATGCATTACGGGTCAAGGAAGGTTACGTTGACGGGAAGTTCGTTCTAGACGTGGAGAGGCTCAAGGAGACGCTTGAGGCCTTCAGAGACAACATAGAAAAGATCTACATAGGGCTATTTGAGAGCAGGTTCGCCAACGTTGAAGAGCTTAAGGAGGCGTTCAAGGACTGGGACAACGTGAAGATAATGAGCATGAAAGACCTGAAGGAGGAGATGGAGAAAATAGGCCTCGGTGAGTGA
- the cas5 gene encoding CRISPR-associated protein Cas5, translating into MKLLGLVVDARPLQAHFRVPHSSLLLETYPFPPKTTAIGMVAGAMGLGERNFLQLVREVKYGVIIEDPGERIEEVSAIYKNPYSPSYPITRVSLYKPRFRMFFLGEEEVIERAYDALQDPVYVPYMGDSESLFYPNGRKFVEILNVEEGEETTLRSVLPGDAKIKEFKPLRKRIQVPRMYEAPVDFTVKGKSRRAVYGKFVAFSGGFVELEEPLKVVLFDGEPVFVF; encoded by the coding sequence GTGAAATTGCTTGGACTTGTGGTGGACGCAAGGCCCCTTCAGGCGCACTTCAGGGTCCCCCACTCCTCCCTACTTTTAGAGACCTATCCTTTTCCGCCAAAGACGACAGCTATAGGAATGGTTGCTGGGGCAATGGGACTCGGTGAGAGAAACTTCCTCCAACTGGTGAGGGAGGTAAAGTATGGCGTGATAATAGAGGATCCTGGGGAAAGGATTGAGGAGGTAAGTGCGATATACAAGAACCCCTACTCCCCAAGCTACCCGATAACGAGGGTTTCCCTGTACAAGCCGAGGTTCAGGATGTTCTTCCTTGGTGAGGAGGAGGTAATTGAGAGGGCATATGATGCCTTACAGGATCCTGTGTACGTCCCCTACATGGGCGACAGCGAGAGCCTCTTTTATCCCAACGGAAGGAAGTTCGTTGAGATATTGAACGTTGAGGAAGGGGAAGAAACAACGCTAAGGAGTGTTCTCCCTGGGGATGCAAAGATAAAGGAGTTCAAACCCCTTAGGAAGAGGATCCAAGTCCCCAGGATGTACGAGGCTCCAGTTGACTTTACCGTTAAGGGCAAAAGTAGGAGAGCGGTGTATGGGAAGTTCGTTGCGTTCTCTGGAGGCTTCGTCGAGCTCGAAGAGCCCCTGAAAGTTGTGCTCTTCGATGGGGAACCGGTGTTCGTGTTTTAG